A single window of Hymenobacter sp. APR13 DNA harbors:
- a CDS encoding TonB-dependent receptor, with product MLRHFLTVILLLATTLAAHAQSSLSGRIVDGTDQSPLIGANVLVRGLSADSVKNGAAADADGNFTITNLPNGRYQLTISFLGYQTLQRQLTLSGQPLALGNLTLATGGVALKGVEVVGKAAAAIQKGDTAQFNAGSFKTNPDASAQDLITKMPGVTVDPTNGKVQAQGEQVQRVLVDGKEFFGNDPDAVLKNIPAEVIDKIQVYDRASDQSQFTGFDDGNQQKTINIVTKPQFRNGKFGRVLAGYGPQDDRYRLSGNLNQFKGKQRLSVVAQSNNVNEQNFGTEDLLGVVGTSSGGGGGARGGRGGGQGGRPGGGGQGGGGNNSGDFLVNQQGGISKTHALGLNYSDTWGTKTDVQGSYFFNLSDNTARTNLLRRYVAPQGSTDDLRYNVLSQNASRNINNRFNLRLEHKFDSVNSLIWRPSLSVQRNTGNSGLDGRTFLSTGDVAGETQGANTSTYRSALTGITAANQLQYRHRFAKRGRTVSVGLNTTYNDKEGDNNLLSSTSAVGGRTTLLNQFSELTQQGWAWTGNVNYTEPISQFSQLQAEYRVSYTPNESDKRTFDFSPGEQAFSLLNDTLSSVFQSRYLTNSGELTYRYQNKDFQWTVGTAVQNAQLRSDQEFPRAALTERSFLNVLPNATVRYNFSKQQNLRLNYRTNTNAPSISQLQEVVNNANPLQLTTGNPNLRQEYRHNLFLRYSSAVPEKSTSFFALIGGSYTNNYITNNTIYAGTSPVTEGGIVIPVGGQLTRPVNVDQQYTLRSFLNYSLPLSLVKSNLNLNANATYSQTPGLVFSELNYSRTPSFGLGAVLSSNISPELDFTLSSNSSQSYVRNSLPGQVDRQYFRQNTSLRFSWIIAKGVTVQSDVTHQLNQGLSAGFNQNFVLWNGSVGKKLGAKQQAEIKLYAFDLLGQNNSIQVNNTAAYTEDVQTNILQRYFMLMFTYNIRSFAGAGPADALPGSGAPGGRRGPGGFGRPDGPPPGGGM from the coding sequence ATGCTCAGACACTTCCTTACGGTTATCCTACTACTGGCTACCACGCTGGCGGCCCACGCCCAATCCTCGCTCAGTGGCCGCATTGTGGACGGCACCGACCAGTCGCCGCTGATTGGGGCCAACGTGCTGGTGCGGGGCCTGTCGGCCGACTCGGTGAAGAACGGCGCGGCGGCCGACGCCGACGGCAACTTCACGATAACCAACCTGCCCAACGGCCGCTACCAGCTCACGATTTCGTTTCTGGGCTACCAGACGCTGCAGCGGCAGCTGACGCTGAGCGGGCAGCCGCTGGCCCTGGGCAACCTCACGCTGGCCACCGGCGGCGTGGCCTTGAAAGGCGTGGAAGTAGTGGGCAAAGCGGCCGCCGCCATCCAAAAAGGCGACACGGCCCAGTTCAACGCCGGCTCGTTCAAGACCAACCCCGACGCCAGCGCCCAGGACCTCATCACCAAGATGCCCGGCGTGACCGTGGACCCGACCAACGGCAAAGTGCAGGCCCAGGGCGAGCAAGTGCAGCGGGTGCTGGTGGATGGCAAGGAGTTTTTCGGCAACGACCCCGACGCGGTGCTCAAGAACATTCCGGCCGAGGTCATCGACAAGATTCAGGTGTATGACCGCGCCTCCGACCAAAGCCAGTTTACGGGCTTCGACGACGGCAACCAGCAGAAAACCATTAACATCGTAACCAAGCCGCAGTTCCGCAACGGCAAGTTTGGGCGGGTGCTGGCCGGCTACGGCCCCCAGGACGACCGGTACCGACTGAGCGGCAACCTCAACCAGTTCAAAGGCAAGCAGCGCCTGAGCGTGGTGGCCCAGAGCAACAACGTGAACGAGCAAAACTTCGGCACCGAAGACTTGCTCGGCGTGGTGGGTACCTCGTCGGGCGGGGGCGGCGGGGCGCGGGGTGGGCGCGGGGGTGGCCAGGGCGGGCGGCCCGGCGGTGGCGGCCAGGGTGGCGGCGGCAACAACTCCGGCGACTTTCTGGTGAACCAGCAGGGCGGTATCAGCAAGACCCACGCGCTGGGCCTCAACTACTCCGACACCTGGGGCACCAAAACCGACGTGCAGGGCAGCTACTTCTTCAACCTCTCCGACAACACGGCCCGCACCAACCTGCTACGCCGCTACGTGGCGCCGCAGGGCTCCACCGATGATCTGCGCTACAATGTACTGTCGCAGAACGCGAGCCGCAACATCAACAACCGCTTCAATCTGCGGCTGGAGCACAAGTTCGATTCGGTGAACTCGCTGATTTGGCGGCCCAGCCTCTCGGTGCAGCGCAACACCGGCAACAGCGGCCTCGACGGGCGCACGTTCCTGAGCACCGGCGACGTAGCCGGCGAAACGCAGGGCGCCAACACCAGCACCTACCGCTCGGCTCTGACGGGCATCACGGCGGCCAACCAGCTGCAGTACCGGCACCGTTTTGCCAAGCGCGGCCGCACGGTTTCGGTGGGGCTGAACACGACGTATAACGACAAAGAAGGCGACAACAACCTGCTCTCGTCGACCTCGGCGGTGGGCGGGCGCACCACGCTGCTCAACCAGTTTTCGGAACTCACGCAGCAGGGCTGGGCCTGGACCGGCAACGTCAACTACACTGAGCCCATCAGCCAGTTCAGCCAGCTGCAGGCCGAGTACCGCGTGTCGTACACGCCCAACGAGTCCGATAAGCGCACCTTTGACTTCTCGCCGGGCGAGCAGGCGTTTTCGTTGCTCAATGACACGCTCAGCAGCGTATTTCAGAGCCGCTACCTCACCAACTCGGGCGAGCTGACCTACCGCTACCAAAACAAGGACTTCCAGTGGACCGTGGGCACGGCCGTGCAGAACGCCCAGCTGCGCTCCGACCAGGAGTTTCCGCGCGCAGCCCTCACCGAGCGCAGCTTCCTGAACGTGCTGCCCAACGCCACGGTGCGCTACAACTTCTCGAAGCAGCAGAACCTGCGGCTCAACTACCGCACCAACACCAACGCCCCCAGCATCAGCCAGCTGCAGGAAGTGGTGAACAACGCCAACCCGCTGCAGCTCACCACCGGCAACCCCAATCTGCGCCAGGAATACCGCCACAACCTGTTTCTGCGGTATTCGTCGGCGGTACCGGAGAAGTCCACCTCGTTTTTTGCTCTGATCGGCGGCTCCTACACCAACAACTACATCACCAACAACACCATCTACGCCGGCACCTCACCCGTGACGGAAGGCGGCATCGTCATTCCGGTGGGCGGCCAGCTCACGCGGCCCGTCAACGTCGATCAGCAATACACGCTCCGCTCCTTCCTGAACTACAGCTTGCCACTTAGCTTAGTGAAGTCCAACCTCAACCTGAACGCCAACGCCACCTACTCCCAAACGCCGGGCCTGGTGTTCAGCGAGCTGAACTACAGCCGCACGCCGTCGTTTGGGCTGGGCGCGGTGCTGAGCAGCAACATCAGCCCCGAGCTGGATTTCACGCTGTCCTCGAATTCCAGCCAGAGCTACGTGCGCAACTCGTTGCCCGGCCAGGTAGACCGGCAGTACTTCCGCCAGAACACCAGCCTGCGCTTTTCCTGGATTATCGCGAAGGGCGTGACGGTGCAGTCTGATGTGACGCACCAGCTCAACCAGGGTTTGTCGGCGGGCTTCAACCAGAACTTTGTGCTCTGGAACGGCTCGGTGGGCAAGAAGCTGGGCGCCAAGCAGCAGGCCGAAATCAAGCTCTACGCCTTCGATTTGCTGGGCCAGAACAACAGCATTCAGGTCAACAACACGGCCGCCTACACCGAGGACGTGCAAACCAACATCCTCCAGCGCTACTTCATGCTGATGTTCACCTACAACATCCGCAGCTTTGCCGGCGCCGGCCCCGCCGATGCCCTGCCCGGCTCCGGCGCCCCCGGCGGCCGGCGCGGCCCGGGCGGCTTTGGGCGCCCCGATGGCCCGCCGCCCGGTGGCGGTATGTAG